A region from the Cryptosporangium arvum DSM 44712 genome encodes:
- a CDS encoding DUF3566 domain-containing protein, with translation MSPPAAHAVPGSVGAAAPVSGGAAVQQPGSAAPPRVQVGDAVRSARQTVSAAASRGPRRARLQLKKVDPWSVMKFSFAVSLVLFIASIVATSILYMVLGALGVWDSLNETISTVTAGQDGSQGVDLAITAKMVIGGSALLGAVNMVLFTALATLGAFIYNVCADLVGGVELTLAERNQ, from the coding sequence GTGAGCCCGCCGGCGGCACACGCGGTACCCGGCTCGGTCGGCGCGGCCGCGCCGGTGTCGGGCGGTGCCGCGGTCCAGCAGCCGGGCTCCGCGGCTCCGCCGCGGGTCCAGGTGGGCGACGCGGTCCGGTCCGCTCGTCAGACCGTCTCGGCGGCTGCCAGCCGGGGTCCGCGCCGGGCTCGGCTGCAGCTGAAGAAGGTCGACCCGTGGTCGGTCATGAAGTTCTCGTTCGCGGTGTCGCTCGTGCTGTTCATCGCGTCGATCGTCGCCACGTCGATTCTCTACATGGTCCTCGGCGCGCTCGGCGTGTGGGACAGCCTCAACGAGACGATCAGCACGGTCACCGCCGGCCAAGACGGTAGCCAGGGTGTCGACCTGGCGATCACCGCGAAGATGGTGATCGGTGGATCCGCGCTGCTCGGAGCGGTCAACATGGTGCTTTTCACCGCGCTGGCGACGCTCGGTGCGTTCATCTACAACGTATGTGCCGACCTGGTCGGCGGCGTCGAGCTGACGCTGGCCGAGCGCAACCAGTAA
- the gyrA gene encoding DNA gyrase subunit A, whose amino-acid sequence MTETTTPPPPGDRVEPVGLEVEMQRSYLDYAMSVIVGRALPDVRDGLKPVHRKVLYGMYDGGYRPERGYVKCSRVVGDVMGQFHPHGDTSIYDTLVRMAQPWSLRHPLIDGNGNFGSPGNDPAAAMRYTECRLDPLAMEMVRDIDEDTVDMVPNYDGRATEPAILPARFPNLLVNGSAGIAVGMATNIPPHNLREVAAGVQWCLDNPEAPEEETIVAMAARIKGPDFPTGALIVGAEGIADAYRTGRGLVRMRSVVEVEEDRRGRQMLVVTELPYQVNPDNLAERIAELVKEGKLAGIADIRDESSGRTGQRLVLVLKRDAVAKVVLNNLYKHTQLQDSFGVNMLAIVDGVPRTLNIAQMVRYYVAHQVEVIVRRTRYRLRKKEERAHILRGYLKALDALDEVIALIRASETVDLARTGLMQLLEIDELQATAILDMQLRRLAALERQKITDEYNQIMTDIAELEAILASDERQRQIIGEELAAIVEKYGDDRRTTILPYDGDVSMEDLIAEEPVVVTITRTGYAKRTKVDLYRSQRRGGKGVQGAALKQDDIVAHFFVCSTHDWILFFTNKGRVYRVKAYELPEASRTARGQHVANLLAFQPDEQIAEVIEIRTYEDAPHLVLATRNGLVKKTKLTEFDSNRQGGVIAINLREEDELVGAELINENDNLLLISKQAQAICFKADDETLRPMGRATSGVIGMRFSGEDELLSMHVAREGMDVLVATEGGFAKRTPIEEYPVQGRGGKGVVTARIVTKRGRLIAALAVTTDDELFAITSNGGVIRTPVRQVRRTRDRNTMGVKLMELPAGVTLVAIARNEDEPEGQDG is encoded by the coding sequence GTGACCGAGACGACGACCCCGCCACCGCCCGGCGACCGCGTCGAGCCAGTCGGGCTCGAAGTGGAGATGCAGCGCAGCTACCTCGACTACGCGATGAGCGTCATCGTCGGGCGTGCGCTGCCGGATGTGCGGGACGGCCTCAAGCCCGTGCACCGCAAGGTCCTCTACGGCATGTACGACGGTGGTTACCGTCCGGAACGCGGCTACGTGAAGTGCTCCCGTGTCGTCGGCGACGTCATGGGGCAGTTCCACCCGCACGGTGACACCTCGATCTACGACACCCTCGTCCGGATGGCGCAGCCCTGGTCGCTGCGCCATCCGCTGATCGACGGCAACGGCAACTTCGGCTCGCCGGGCAACGACCCCGCGGCCGCCATGCGTTACACCGAGTGCCGCCTGGATCCGCTGGCCATGGAAATGGTCCGGGACATCGACGAAGACACCGTCGACATGGTCCCGAACTACGACGGCCGGGCCACCGAGCCGGCGATCCTGCCCGCCCGTTTCCCGAACCTGCTGGTCAACGGGTCGGCCGGTATCGCGGTCGGCATGGCGACGAACATCCCGCCGCACAACCTGCGCGAGGTCGCGGCCGGCGTCCAGTGGTGCCTGGACAACCCGGAAGCGCCCGAGGAAGAGACCATCGTCGCGATGGCGGCCCGGATCAAGGGCCCCGACTTCCCGACCGGCGCCCTGATCGTCGGGGCCGAGGGCATCGCCGACGCGTACCGCACCGGCCGCGGGCTGGTCCGGATGCGGTCGGTCGTCGAGGTCGAGGAAGACCGACGCGGCCGCCAGATGCTCGTCGTCACCGAGCTGCCGTACCAGGTCAACCCCGACAACCTGGCCGAGCGCATCGCCGAGCTGGTGAAGGAGGGCAAGCTCGCCGGCATCGCCGACATCCGCGACGAGTCCTCCGGCCGCACCGGTCAGCGCCTGGTGCTGGTGCTCAAGCGCGACGCCGTCGCCAAGGTCGTGCTGAACAACCTGTACAAGCACACCCAGCTGCAGGATTCGTTCGGCGTCAACATGCTGGCGATCGTCGACGGCGTGCCACGCACGCTCAACATCGCCCAGATGGTGCGGTACTACGTCGCCCACCAGGTCGAGGTCATCGTCCGGCGCACCCGCTACCGCCTCCGCAAGAAGGAGGAGCGGGCCCACATCCTGCGTGGCTACCTCAAGGCGCTCGACGCGCTCGACGAGGTCATCGCGCTGATCCGGGCCTCGGAGACGGTCGACCTCGCCCGTACCGGGTTGATGCAGCTGCTCGAGATCGACGAGCTGCAGGCCACCGCGATCCTCGACATGCAGCTGCGTCGGCTCGCCGCCCTGGAGCGGCAGAAGATCACCGACGAGTACAACCAGATCATGACCGACATCGCCGAGCTCGAGGCGATTCTGGCCAGCGACGAGCGTCAGCGCCAGATCATCGGCGAGGAGCTGGCCGCGATCGTCGAGAAGTACGGCGACGACCGGCGGACCACGATCCTGCCGTACGACGGCGACGTTTCGATGGAAGACCTGATCGCCGAGGAGCCGGTGGTCGTCACGATCACCCGCACCGGGTACGCCAAGCGCACCAAGGTCGACCTCTACCGCTCCCAGCGGCGGGGCGGCAAGGGCGTGCAGGGCGCCGCGCTCAAGCAGGACGACATCGTCGCGCACTTCTTCGTCTGCTCGACGCACGACTGGATCCTGTTCTTCACGAACAAGGGTCGCGTCTACCGGGTGAAGGCCTACGAACTGCCGGAGGCGAGCCGCACCGCCCGCGGCCAGCACGTGGCGAACCTGCTCGCGTTCCAGCCCGACGAGCAGATCGCCGAGGTCATCGAGATCCGGACGTACGAAGACGCGCCCCACCTCGTGCTCGCCACCCGCAACGGCCTGGTCAAGAAGACGAAGCTCACCGAGTTCGACTCGAACCGGCAGGGCGGCGTCATCGCGATCAACCTGCGCGAGGAAGACGAGCTGGTCGGCGCCGAGTTGATCAACGAGAACGACAACCTGCTGCTCATCAGCAAGCAGGCCCAGGCGATCTGCTTCAAGGCCGACGACGAGACCCTCCGGCCGATGGGCCGGGCGACGTCCGGCGTGATCGGCATGCGGTTCTCCGGTGAGGACGAGCTGCTGTCGATGCACGTCGCCCGTGAGGGCATGGACGTCCTCGTCGCGACCGAAGGCGGATTCGCCAAGCGGACGCCGATCGAGGAGTATCCGGTCCAAGGTCGTGGTGGTAAGGGGGTCGTCACTGCCAGGATCGTGACCAAGCGGGGACGACTCATCGCGGCGCTTGCGGTAACCACCGATGATGAGCTCTTCGCCATCACGTCCAACGGTGGCGTGATCCGGACGCCGGTGCGCCAAGTGCGGCGCACTCGTGACCGGAACACGATGGGAGTGAAGCTCATGGAGCTCCCGGCCGGGGTAACACTGGTGGCGATCGCGCGCAACGAGGACGAACCTGAAGGACAGGACGGCTGA
- a CDS encoding DLW-39 family protein: MWKKALVLATVAGIAVLAAKKFKEASDERELWHEATTAPDHR, translated from the coding sequence ATGTGGAAGAAGGCGCTCGTACTCGCGACTGTCGCGGGTATCGCCGTTCTGGCAGCCAAGAAGTTCAAGGAAGCCAGTGACGAGCGAGAGCTCTGGCACGAAGCCACCACAGCGCCCGATCACCGCTGA